In the genome of Gammaproteobacteria bacterium, one region contains:
- a CDS encoding TrbG/VirB9 family P-type conjugative transfer protein, with amino-acid sequence MKATPTSAILLGVVVVLLTLLLTAVPCDAAGQQPSGDSALLRVSAPGEGDAPIPRLRTRVRHTTVIVLPSGERILDFVAGDSEYWHLTGAANVAYLKPLAEGAASNIALVCESGRIYSFLVSESGEEPPHLVVRVEDGADAAGMSGAPAFVARSEVAAYREMAAEAAEAALRAREAAAAEIEAFRASYPEQLAFEYRLDSGAAKRPFLVEAMWHDGTFTYIRSGAQEAPALYELRDGEPALVAFDLTGDGLYVARHVLGDGWLQIGDERAGWRFEPGDAR; translated from the coding sequence ATGAAAGCAACCCCCACATCGGCCATCCTGCTCGGGGTCGTCGTCGTCCTGCTGACCCTGCTTCTTACGGCCGTCCCGTGCGATGCCGCCGGACAACAGCCCAGCGGGGACTCCGCCCTGCTCCGGGTGTCGGCGCCCGGGGAGGGTGACGCCCCGATCCCCCGGCTCCGCACGCGCGTGCGCCACACGACCGTGATCGTGCTGCCGAGCGGCGAGAGAATCCTCGACTTCGTCGCGGGCGACTCCGAGTACTGGCACCTGACCGGCGCTGCGAACGTGGCGTACCTGAAGCCGCTGGCCGAGGGCGCGGCGAGCAACATCGCGCTCGTCTGCGAGTCCGGGCGCATCTACTCGTTCCTCGTCTCCGAGAGCGGCGAAGAGCCGCCGCACCTCGTGGTCCGCGTCGAAGACGGCGCGGACGCGGCGGGCATGTCCGGCGCACCGGCGTTCGTCGCCCGGAGCGAGGTCGCAGCCTACCGCGAGATGGCCGCCGAGGCCGCCGAGGCGGCGCTCAGGGCGCGCGAGGCCGCGGCCGCCGAGATCGAGGCGTTCCGCGCGTCCTATCCCGAGCAGCTGGCGTTCGAGTACCGGCTGGACTCAGGCGCCGCGAAGCGTCCGTTCCTCGTCGAGGCCATGTGGCACGACGGGACCTTCACCTACATCCGCTCAGGCGCCCAGGAGGCGCCCGCGCTCTACGAACTCCGCGACGGCGAACCGGCGCTGGTCGCGTTCGATCTCACGGGGGACGGCCTCTACGTCGCCCGCCATGTGCTGGGCGACGGCTGGCTCCAGATCGGCGACGAGCGGGCTGGCTGGCGGTTTGAGCCGGGGGATGCGCGATGA
- a CDS encoding TrbI/VirB10 family protein encodes MSRWKKWMKEPKGALPGGIVTKAGIGLIAVLVAGMLFSSSLTGPGDDPTAPAAREPQPVDDRTGRAFDSRMRADTERHQQQADADQDRGGGERRHAESETAGAGGEGGARSSGRERGGGGAEAAGMTQAEHELREALRLEEIERGARSLRSLPLTRTYRDPNEARAGSGQPADHEPAEDALDAMLASFGHSLAALEAELETGLAGGGTSSGPESTRALGTSEPSFNVQSDDPPGWERVHEGTFLEAVLVNQLSGEFPGPVLAMVSVPLYSADRQRVLVPRGSRVVGTARAVQDRNQTRLAVSFHRLVLPDGSWVDLEFTGLNQAGESALRDRVNRHYLSTFAAAGAVGALSGLTLAGASPYGLRAGVGQGLGGSATSTLDRYLNRMPEITIRAGHRLRVWLTSDVLIPTPARSSHR; translated from the coding sequence ATGAGCCGCTGGAAGAAGTGGATGAAGGAGCCGAAGGGCGCGCTCCCGGGCGGCATCGTCACGAAGGCCGGGATCGGGCTGATCGCCGTGCTCGTGGCCGGCATGCTGTTCTCGTCGTCGCTCACGGGTCCCGGAGACGATCCCACGGCTCCCGCCGCGCGCGAACCGCAGCCCGTGGACGACCGCACGGGCCGGGCGTTCGACAGCCGCATGCGCGCGGACACCGAGCGCCACCAGCAGCAGGCGGACGCGGACCAGGACCGCGGTGGCGGGGAGCGGCGCCACGCCGAGAGCGAGACGGCCGGAGCCGGTGGAGAAGGAGGAGCCCGCAGCAGCGGGCGCGAACGAGGTGGTGGCGGAGCCGAGGCGGCGGGGATGACTCAGGCCGAGCATGAGCTTCGCGAGGCGCTCCGGCTGGAGGAGATCGAACGCGGGGCGCGCTCGCTCCGCTCGCTTCCCCTCACGCGTACCTACCGGGATCCGAATGAGGCGCGAGCCGGATCCGGTCAGCCGGCCGATCACGAGCCGGCCGAGGACGCGCTCGACGCAATGCTCGCGTCCTTCGGGCACTCCCTCGCCGCCCTGGAGGCTGAACTCGAAACGGGGCTGGCGGGCGGAGGCACCTCATCCGGCCCGGAGTCCACCCGCGCGCTCGGAACAAGCGAGCCGAGCTTCAACGTCCAGTCGGATGACCCGCCCGGCTGGGAGCGCGTCCACGAGGGCACGTTCCTCGAGGCGGTGCTGGTCAACCAGTTGTCGGGCGAGTTCCCCGGCCCGGTGCTCGCCATGGTGTCGGTGCCGCTGTATTCGGCCGACCGCCAGCGGGTCCTCGTTCCCCGCGGCTCGCGCGTCGTCGGCACGGCCCGGGCCGTCCAGGACCGGAACCAGACCCGCCTCGCCGTCTCGTTCCACCGGCTGGTGCTGCCCGACGGGAGCTGGGTGGACCTTGAGTTCACCGGCCTGAACCAGGCGGGCGAGAGCGCGCTCCGCGACCGGGTGAACCGGCACTACCTCTCAACGTTCGCCGCTGCCGGAGCGGTCGGCGCGCTGAGCGGACTCACGCTCGCCGGAGCCTCGCCCTACGGACTCCGCGCGGGCGTCGGCCAGGGGCTCGGAGGCAGCGCCACCTCGACGCTGGACCGGTACCTGAACCGGATGCCGGAGATCACGATCCGCGCGGGCCACCGGCTCCGCGTCTGGCTCACCTCCGATGTCCTGATCCCAACCCCCGCACGCTCCTCGCACCGCTGA